The following coding sequences are from one Pseudonocardia sp. EC080619-01 window:
- a CDS encoding ABC transporter ATP-binding protein has product MSDSGKPMIALEGISKTYPKATAPAVQELNLEVPEGTISMFIGPSGCGKTTTLKMMNRLIEPTTGRIMLDGEDVTAVNADELRRRIGYVIQQVGLFPHFTIGDNIAVVPKILGWDRNRITARVDELLHLVGMEPKDYRDRYPRQLSGGQQQRVGVARGLAADPSVMLMDEPFGAIDPITRERIQGEFLELQKQIAKTICFVTHDLSEAVKLGDRIAVFGPGGTLQQYDTPDNVLTHPANDFVAEFVGSGAAVRRLSLLELSRLELQPVGLDGTGERNGAPTYEADAEGRPSRWAYLPGTEMMPKMVTVPHSGTVYDAVDVMLDSQTELVGVVDDEQKLQGALWWKDLVEGLKTKGQA; this is encoded by the coding sequence GTGTCTGATTCCGGCAAGCCGATGATCGCCCTCGAAGGCATCAGCAAGACCTACCCGAAGGCGACCGCCCCGGCCGTCCAGGAGCTCAACCTCGAGGTCCCCGAGGGGACCATCTCGATGTTCATCGGACCGTCCGGCTGCGGCAAGACGACCACGCTGAAGATGATGAACCGGCTGATCGAGCCGACGACCGGCCGGATCATGCTCGACGGCGAGGACGTCACCGCGGTGAACGCCGACGAGCTCCGCCGCCGGATCGGCTACGTCATCCAGCAGGTGGGCCTGTTCCCGCACTTCACCATCGGCGACAACATCGCCGTCGTCCCGAAGATCCTCGGCTGGGACAGGAACCGGATCACCGCCCGGGTCGACGAGCTGCTCCACCTGGTCGGCATGGAGCCGAAGGACTACCGCGACCGCTACCCGCGCCAGCTGTCCGGCGGGCAGCAGCAGCGCGTCGGCGTCGCCCGCGGCCTGGCCGCCGACCCGTCGGTGATGCTGATGGACGAGCCGTTCGGGGCGATCGACCCGATCACCCGTGAGCGGATCCAGGGCGAGTTCCTGGAGCTGCAGAAGCAGATCGCGAAGACGATCTGCTTCGTCACCCACGACCTGTCCGAGGCGGTGAAGCTGGGTGACCGGATCGCCGTGTTCGGCCCCGGCGGGACGCTGCAGCAGTACGACACCCCGGACAACGTCCTCACCCATCCCGCGAACGACTTCGTCGCCGAGTTCGTCGGCTCGGGCGCCGCGGTACGGCGGCTGTCACTGCTCGAGCTGTCCCGGCTCGAGCTGCAGCCGGTCGGGCTGGACGGCACCGGCGAGCGGAACGGCGCACCGACCTACGAGGCCGACGCCGAGGGCAGGCCGTCGCGCTGGGCCTACCTGCCGGGCACCGAGATGATGCCGAAGATGGTCACCGTCCCGCACTCCGGAACGGTCTACGACGCCGTCGACGTCATGCTCGACTCGCAGACCGAGCTGGTCGGTGTGGTCGACGACGAGCAGAAGCTGCAGGGCGCCCTGTGGTGGAAGGACCTCGTCGAGGGCCTGAAGACCAAGGGGCAGGCGTGA
- a CDS encoding dihydrofolate reductase family protein → MPPQPRVTAIMVSSLDGAVTAGGRGSQGLSTPADRELFRALRRATGVVLVGAGTARDEDYRGVRPRRAGPGEPDPGPPPPVAVVTGSADLDPHAALFTDTVTAPIVLTTADAPAHRRAALSAAGADVAVLPDLAPATLLAELGRRGLHDVLCEGGPTLLGALVAADAVDELRLTLVPVLVGGPAGRIASGPVAGPARSLRPAGSRQADDGTLLLHYIREGHPPNG, encoded by the coding sequence ATGCCGCCGCAGCCCCGGGTGACCGCGATCATGGTGTCCTCCCTCGACGGGGCGGTCACCGCAGGCGGGCGGGGATCGCAGGGGCTGAGCACCCCGGCCGACCGCGAGCTGTTCCGCGCACTGCGGCGGGCCACCGGCGTCGTCCTGGTCGGAGCCGGCACGGCGCGCGACGAGGACTACCGCGGTGTCCGGCCGCGCCGGGCCGGCCCCGGGGAGCCGGACCCCGGGCCGCCGCCACCGGTCGCCGTCGTCACCGGATCGGCCGATCTGGACCCGCACGCGGCGTTGTTCACCGACACCGTCACTGCGCCGATCGTGCTCACCACCGCGGACGCCCCCGCGCACCGCCGCGCCGCGCTGTCCGCCGCCGGCGCCGACGTGGCCGTCCTGCCCGATCTCGCCCCCGCGACGCTGCTGGCCGAGCTCGGCCGGCGCGGGCTGCACGACGTGCTCTGCGAGGGCGGTCCGACGCTGCTCGGTGCCCTGGTCGCCGCGGACGCCGTCGACGAGCTGCGACTGACCCTCGTACCGGTCCTCGTCGGCGGTCCCGCCGGGCGGATCGCCAGCGGCCCGGTCGCGGGACCGGCCCGGTCGCTGCGGCCGGCGGGCAGCCGTCAGGCCGACGACGGCACCCTCCTCCTGCACTACATCAGGGAGGGTCACCCGCCGAACGGGTGA
- a CDS encoding PLP-dependent aspartate aminotransferase family protein produces the protein MTHDDRPPHLATRAVHAGNDVDPGTGAIRRPIVAANSYALPEDPSDLDWSGTTTRLYTRNGGANQGWLEDKLVALEDPAGAVPGGCAAVALASGVAALHAVFFTFLRSGDHVVSSDVTYVATHRLLTELLPDRYGITATLVDSSDPGAVRAAMRPGTRLVHVETPANPTTRIADVDAVAAVAHAHGALLSVDATFATPVLQRPLERGADLVVHSLTKYVNGHGDAMGGAVLGARELVDRIRADAMVDAGGVISPFNAWLIARGAVTLPMRMRAHCENALVVARFLESEPRVAYVAYPGLASHPQHELAARTLDGGFGGMLAFALDGPPELQNRFVAHLRVITSAVSLGHDESLVVHVGAGSEGRAAHFPPDFRRLGHLRLSVGLEDPRDLVADIGQALARL, from the coding sequence GTGACCCACGACGACCGGCCGCCCCACCTCGCGACGCGTGCGGTGCACGCCGGAAACGACGTCGACCCCGGCACCGGCGCGATCCGGCGTCCGATCGTCGCCGCGAACTCCTACGCGCTGCCCGAGGACCCGTCCGACCTGGACTGGTCGGGCACCACCACCCGGCTCTACACCCGCAACGGCGGGGCGAACCAGGGCTGGCTGGAGGACAAGCTCGTCGCCCTGGAGGACCCCGCCGGGGCGGTGCCGGGCGGCTGCGCCGCCGTCGCGCTGGCGTCCGGTGTGGCGGCCCTGCACGCGGTGTTCTTCACGTTCCTGCGCTCCGGCGACCACGTCGTCAGCTCGGACGTCACCTACGTCGCGACCCACCGGCTCCTGACCGAGCTGCTCCCGGACCGGTACGGGATCACCGCGACGCTGGTGGACTCCTCCGACCCGGGGGCGGTGCGGGCGGCGATGCGGCCCGGGACCCGGCTCGTGCACGTCGAGACCCCGGCGAACCCGACGACCCGGATCGCCGACGTCGACGCCGTCGCCGCGGTCGCGCACGCCCACGGCGCACTGCTCTCGGTGGACGCCACGTTCGCCACACCGGTGCTGCAGCGCCCGCTCGAGCGCGGAGCCGATCTCGTCGTCCACTCGCTGACGAAGTACGTCAACGGGCACGGCGACGCGATGGGCGGCGCCGTGCTGGGGGCGCGCGAGCTGGTGGACCGGATCCGGGCGGACGCGATGGTCGACGCCGGGGGAGTGATCAGCCCGTTCAACGCCTGGCTGATCGCGCGCGGCGCGGTGACCCTGCCGATGCGGATGCGGGCGCACTGCGAGAACGCTCTGGTCGTGGCCCGGTTCCTGGAGTCGGAGCCGCGGGTCGCCTACGTCGCCTACCCGGGCCTGGCGTCGCACCCCCAGCACGAGCTGGCCGCCCGCACCCTCGACGGCGGATTCGGCGGGATGCTCGCCTTCGCCCTCGACGGGCCGCCGGAACTGCAGAACCGCTTCGTCGCGCACCTGCGGGTCATCACCTCGGCGGTGTCGCTCGGGCACGACGAGTCGCTGGTCGTGCACGTCGGCGCCGGCTCCGAGGGCCGGGCCGCGCACTTCCCGCCGGACTTCCGGCGCCTCGGGCACCTGCGGCTCTCGGTCGGGCTGGAGGACCCGCGGGATCTCGTGGCCGATATCGGGCAGGCGCTGGCGCGCCTGTGA
- a CDS encoding alpha/beta fold hydrolase, translated as MGHEQDGRRPPGDPGHRRPAGGTGLAGLVLLLALALLAGCAVGPSQRPPVAVRGELLPATPPPAAAGPPGDPNLLPGTEPLRAGPTFTDCTAAVLGEQAASGTPVPAGRALAAGCSRLTVPADRDRPDLGPTRLGLTRVTTPGAPADLPVLVVLGDTGVDGSSGAAATLAARLPDEVLTRYQVIGMDRRGSGEDLLDCAPADARTALLDAGPDRRDERAMTALLERSRSIVQDCYLLLSGTLTSYRADSSADDVESLRGALGLARLNVVGVGDGADAVADWAARHPDAVGRVVLDGPGDPTLDDPVRTETTTGAAEAAFDAFATACLAGADCPLGPDPRATVRGLVDRLSRVALPVGDGDAVTAGATVRAIRSALSQPSRWPELQSALAAADGGDATGLDRILRAGASAPAGPLGRFDAALATSCNDSRVRVTPGEGADLAGQWAGRFPLFGVAAAQELVACGPWPPGGSAAPAAPRTGTLPPVVVLGTAQDPRAPQSGAERTAEQLGDGRVVRWEGAGTGAYPRTPCVTAVVDRALLDGHAPAEPVVCPP; from the coding sequence GTGGGGCACGAGCAGGACGGCCGTCGCCCGCCGGGCGACCCCGGTCACCGGCGGCCCGCGGGCGGCACCGGCCTCGCCGGGCTCGTCCTCTTGCTGGCGCTGGCGCTGCTCGCCGGCTGCGCGGTCGGCCCGTCCCAGCGCCCGCCGGTCGCCGTCCGCGGCGAGCTGCTGCCCGCCACTCCCCCGCCCGCGGCCGCCGGGCCGCCCGGTGACCCGAACCTGCTGCCCGGGACCGAGCCGCTGCGTGCCGGGCCCACCTTCACCGACTGCACGGCCGCGGTCCTCGGGGAGCAGGCGGCGTCCGGCACCCCGGTCCCGGCCGGGCGCGCGCTGGCGGCCGGCTGCAGCAGGCTCACCGTCCCCGCGGACCGGGACCGGCCGGACCTCGGCCCCACCCGGCTCGGCCTGACCCGGGTGACCACGCCCGGCGCCCCCGCCGACCTGCCCGTGCTCGTCGTGCTCGGCGACACCGGCGTCGACGGATCCTCGGGTGCCGCTGCCACGCTGGCCGCGCGGCTCCCGGATGAGGTGCTGACGCGCTACCAGGTGATCGGGATGGACCGCCGGGGTTCCGGCGAGGACCTGCTGGACTGCGCGCCGGCCGACGCCCGCACCGCCCTGCTCGACGCCGGCCCCGACCGGCGCGACGAGCGGGCGATGACCGCCCTGCTGGAGCGCTCCCGCTCGATCGTCCAGGACTGCTACCTGCTCCTGTCCGGCACGCTGACCAGCTACCGGGCCGACAGCTCCGCCGACGACGTCGAGTCGCTGCGCGGCGCGCTCGGGCTCGCCCGGCTGAACGTCGTCGGCGTCGGTGACGGCGCCGACGCGGTCGCCGACTGGGCCGCCCGGCACCCGGACGCGGTGGGCCGCGTCGTCCTCGACGGCCCCGGCGACCCGACCCTCGACGACCCGGTGCGCACCGAGACCACCACCGGTGCCGCGGAGGCCGCGTTCGACGCCTTCGCGACGGCCTGCCTCGCGGGCGCGGACTGTCCGCTCGGCCCGGACCCGCGGGCCACCGTGCGGGGGCTGGTCGACCGGCTCTCGCGCGTCGCCCTCCCCGTCGGCGACGGCGACGCCGTCACCGCGGGCGCGACCGTGCGGGCGATCCGCTCGGCACTGTCCCAGCCGTCGCGCTGGCCGGAGCTGCAGTCCGCGCTGGCCGCCGCCGACGGCGGTGACGCCACCGGTCTGGACCGGATCCTGCGGGCCGGCGCGAGCGCACCGGCCGGGCCGCTCGGGCGCTTCGACGCCGCGCTCGCCACCAGCTGCAACGACAGCCGGGTCCGGGTCACCCCTGGCGAGGGCGCCGACCTGGCCGGGCAGTGGGCCGGCCGGTTCCCGCTGTTCGGCGTCGCCGCGGCCCAGGAGCTGGTCGCCTGCGGGCCGTGGCCGCCCGGTGGGTCGGCCGCTCCGGCGGCGCCGCGCACCGGCACCCTGCCGCCGGTCGTCGTGCTGGGCACCGCGCAGGACCCGCGGGCCCCGCAGAGCGGCGCCGAGCGCACCGCCGAGCAGCTCGGCGACGGCCGGGTGGTGCGCTGGGAGGGCGCGGGCACCGGCGCCTATCCCCGCACCCCGTGCGTGACCGCGGTCGTCGACCGTGCCCTCCTCGACGGGCACGCCCCGGCCGAACCGGTCGTCTGTCCGCCGTAA
- a CDS encoding iron ABC transporter permease, whose amino-acid sequence MPVRSRSTGAPAPPKRSLRRRRLTGLALLAGALVVAVLASIAIGTKVIPVNEVFSALFAPTGSENDVVIRSLRIPRTLLGLLVGVALGLAGALVQGFTRNPLGDPGLLGVNAGAAFFVVCGIYLFGVTSLFGYVWFAFAGALVASVTVFVVGTRAPGGATPVSLALAGAAVTFLLQAFTSSIVLLDETSLDAYRFWVVGSLAGRDAAVGGQVVWFIVIGVVLALASAPALNALSLGDDVATSLGHSVRRTRIVGVVAITLLAGAATAACGPITFLGLIVPHVVRAFTGPDHRWLLPASALAGAVLLLLADVVGRVVARPGELQVGIVVALIGGPFFIALVRRRKLGAV is encoded by the coding sequence ATCCCCGTCCGGTCCCGCTCCACCGGGGCGCCCGCCCCGCCGAAGCGCTCGCTGCGGCGCCGGCGCCTGACCGGCCTCGCCCTGCTCGCCGGCGCCCTGGTCGTCGCGGTGCTGGCGAGCATCGCCATCGGGACCAAGGTCATCCCCGTGAACGAGGTGTTCTCCGCCCTGTTCGCGCCGACCGGCTCCGAGAACGACGTGGTGATCCGCTCGCTGCGGATCCCCCGCACGCTGCTCGGCCTGCTGGTGGGCGTCGCGCTCGGCCTCGCCGGTGCGCTGGTGCAGGGCTTCACCCGCAACCCGCTCGGTGACCCCGGCCTGCTCGGCGTGAACGCCGGCGCAGCCTTCTTCGTCGTCTGCGGGATCTACCTGTTCGGTGTCACCAGCCTGTTCGGCTACGTCTGGTTCGCCTTCGCCGGTGCGCTCGTCGCCAGCGTGACGGTGTTCGTGGTCGGGACCCGGGCGCCCGGCGGGGCGACCCCGGTGTCGCTCGCGCTCGCCGGCGCCGCGGTGACCTTCCTGCTGCAGGCGTTCACGTCGTCGATCGTGCTGCTCGACGAGACCAGCCTCGACGCCTACCGGTTCTGGGTGGTCGGCTCGCTCGCCGGGCGGGACGCGGCCGTGGGCGGCCAGGTGGTCTGGTTCATCGTCATCGGCGTGGTGCTCGCGCTGGCCAGCGCGCCCGCGCTGAACGCGCTGTCGCTGGGCGACGACGTCGCCACCTCGCTGGGGCACTCGGTGCGCCGGACCCGGATCGTCGGCGTCGTCGCGATCACCCTGCTGGCCGGGGCCGCGACCGCGGCCTGCGGCCCGATCACCTTCCTCGGGCTGATCGTGCCGCACGTGGTCCGTGCCTTCACCGGGCCCGACCACCGGTGGCTGCTGCCGGCCTCCGCGCTCGCGGGAGCGGTGCTGCTGTTGCTGGCCGACGTCGTGGGACGGGTCGTGGCCCGCCCCGGGGAGCTGCAGGTGGGCATCGTCGTGGCACTGATCGGCGGACCGTTCTTCATCGCGCTCGTGCGCCGCCGGAAGCTGGGGGCGGTGTGA
- a CDS encoding ABC transporter permease gives MDFFTYVGSQLNQLVFYGQQHFLLVAIAVGIAAVFALLAGMVLHTNRLTPDSWSKPMRVGTREGLLIVSSAALTVPSLALFGLLQPVLGLGATPSLTALTIYAVYPILRNVVAGLSSVDDAVLESARGMGMGPVRRMLSIQLPLAWPVILSGIRVAVLIIIGIAVVAGAINGPGFGSSLLLGLQRLGSVNSFNQVLAATLGCLVVAAVYELVFWLVQRFTTPRGIRV, from the coding sequence GTGGATTTCTTCACCTACGTCGGATCACAACTGAACCAGTTGGTGTTCTACGGCCAGCAGCACTTTCTGCTGGTCGCCATTGCCGTCGGAATCGCCGCCGTCTTCGCCCTCCTCGCGGGGATGGTGCTCCACACGAACCGGCTGACCCCGGACAGCTGGAGCAAGCCGATGCGGGTCGGGACGCGGGAGGGCCTGCTGATCGTGAGCTCGGCGGCGCTGACCGTGCCGTCTCTGGCGCTGTTCGGCCTGCTGCAGCCGGTGCTCGGGCTCGGTGCGACGCCGTCGCTGACCGCACTCACCATCTACGCCGTCTACCCGATCCTGCGCAACGTCGTCGCCGGGCTCTCCTCGGTCGACGACGCGGTGCTCGAGTCCGCCCGCGGGATGGGCATGGGCCCGGTCCGCCGGATGCTGTCCATCCAGCTCCCGCTGGCCTGGCCGGTCATCCTGTCCGGCATCCGGGTCGCCGTCCTGATCATCATCGGGATCGCGGTCGTCGCCGGCGCCATCAACGGCCCCGGGTTCGGCTCCTCGCTGCTCCTGGGCCTGCAGCGGCTGGGCTCGGTCAACTCCTTCAACCAGGTTCTGGCGGCCACGCTCGGCTGCCTCGTCGTGGCTGCCGTCTACGAACTCGTGTTCTGGCTCGTGCAGCGTTTCACCACCCCGAGGGGGATCCGTGTCTGA
- a CDS encoding iron chelate uptake ABC transporter family permease subunit — MSAPAEVREPEAPAVAGRRPLRVGRFSGVLRPRPLIVLAVTAAVLLLAAAANMGRGDYPIAITDVLATLFGGGDAGQQLVVLELRLPRTLTGALVGGALAVSGAILQSVARNPLASPDIIGVQWGAGAAAVFVIVLGGGAAGAAGVGGWFASLGIPLAALLGGLVSSTLVYVLAWRRGIQGYRLVLIGIGIQAVLVAAVQWLLTVAQIYQAAQAQVWLNGSLNARSWNEVVPLSIAMAVLVPLALVLAHQLGGLRFDDDTARGIGIRVNHARTGLLFVAVGLASVATAAAGPIAFVALVCPQIARRICRVGSPPLAVSLVLGAALTVTADLIARTALGSVELPVGIVTAVLGAPYLLFLLARARQEARA; from the coding sequence GTGAGCGCCCCCGCCGAGGTCCGCGAGCCCGAGGCCCCGGCGGTCGCGGGGCGCCGCCCGCTGCGGGTCGGCCGGTTCTCCGGCGTCCTGCGCCCGCGCCCGCTGATCGTCCTGGCGGTGACGGCGGCGGTGCTGCTGCTCGCCGCCGCCGCCAACATGGGCCGCGGCGACTACCCGATCGCCATCACCGATGTCCTCGCCACGCTGTTCGGCGGTGGCGACGCCGGCCAGCAGCTGGTCGTGCTGGAGCTCCGGCTGCCGCGCACGCTGACCGGCGCGCTGGTCGGCGGGGCGCTCGCGGTGTCGGGCGCGATCCTGCAGTCCGTCGCACGCAACCCGCTCGCCAGCCCGGACATCATCGGCGTCCAGTGGGGTGCGGGTGCCGCCGCGGTGTTCGTGATCGTGCTCGGCGGCGGGGCCGCCGGGGCCGCCGGGGTCGGTGGCTGGTTCGCCTCGCTCGGCATCCCGCTCGCGGCGCTGCTCGGCGGACTCGTCAGCTCGACCCTGGTCTACGTGCTGGCCTGGCGCCGCGGCATCCAGGGCTACCGGCTGGTGCTGATCGGCATCGGCATCCAGGCGGTGCTCGTCGCGGCCGTGCAGTGGCTGCTGACAGTGGCGCAGATCTACCAGGCCGCGCAGGCCCAGGTCTGGCTCAACGGCAGCCTCAACGCCCGCAGCTGGAACGAGGTCGTCCCGCTCTCGATCGCGATGGCGGTCCTCGTGCCGCTGGCGCTGGTCCTCGCCCACCAGCTCGGCGGCCTGCGGTTCGACGACGACACCGCGCGCGGCATCGGGATCCGGGTGAACCACGCCCGCACCGGGCTGCTGTTCGTGGCCGTCGGTCTCGCGTCGGTGGCGACGGCGGCCGCGGGCCCGATCGCGTTCGTCGCGCTGGTGTGCCCGCAGATCGCCCGCCGGATCTGCCGGGTCGGCAGCCCGCCGCTCGCGGTCTCGCTGGTGCTCGGCGCCGCGCTCACCGTCACCGCGGACCTCATCGCCCGTACCGCGCTCGGCTCCGTCGAGCTCCCGGTCGGCATCGTCACGGCGGTGCTCGGTGCGCCGTACCTGTTGTTCCTGCTCGCCCGCGCCCGTCAGGAGGCCCGCGCATGA
- a CDS encoding DUF6286 domain-containing protein, translating to MRVLLRVLAPLVSLAVAALGALIVTEAVAAWVDPGSGAGLLVPWRDWWATGTATLWTAAPVLWIAVAAIVVGVVLLVVGLLARRHDVALTSPSPGLTVATAPRVLARLVGSRVRALDPVTGATVTASATSVVVRAGGRGDAGELRSEADTAAKGVLDALPLARRPRLSVRTAPDRPASTKGVH from the coding sequence ATGCGTGTCCTGCTCCGCGTCCTCGCGCCGCTGGTCAGCCTGGCCGTCGCCGCACTCGGCGCACTGATCGTCACCGAGGCCGTCGCCGCCTGGGTGGACCCCGGGTCCGGCGCCGGCCTGCTCGTCCCCTGGCGGGACTGGTGGGCGACCGGCACGGCCACCCTCTGGACGGCCGCGCCGGTGCTCTGGATCGCGGTCGCCGCGATCGTCGTCGGTGTGGTGCTGCTGGTCGTCGGGCTGCTCGCCCGCCGGCACGACGTGGCCCTCACCTCGCCCTCGCCGGGGCTGACCGTCGCGACCGCACCGCGGGTGCTGGCCCGCCTGGTCGGCAGCCGGGTGCGCGCCCTCGACCCGGTCACCGGGGCCACGGTCACCGCGTCGGCGACGTCGGTGGTCGTCCGGGCCGGCGGCCGGGGCGACGCCGGCGAGCTCCGGTCCGAGGCCGACACGGCCGCGAAGGGTGTGCTCGACGCACTGCCGCTGGCCCGCAGGCCCCGGCTGAGCGTGCGCACCGCGCCGGACCGTCCGGCCTCGACGAAGGGAGTGCACTGA
- a CDS encoding ABC transporter ATP-binding protein, protein MTAYLEDRTTTQGAPVEPGVVRLRADGVSLGYGDRTIVEDLDLDVLPGRVTTVIGPNGCGKSTVLRALARLLPARSGQVLLDGKRIDQTPTKEVARVLGVLPQSPLAPEGLTVGDLVARGRHPHQAWYRQWSGDDERAVADALAWTGLEDLADRPVDELSGGQRQRAWISMALAQETDLLLLDEPTTFLDLAHQVDVLELVRRLQSEGGRTVVMVLHDLNLAARYADQLVAMKDGRIVAAGTPSEVITEELLAEVFGLRARVIPDPVTGTPLVVPDAGPSLRAPEPVAEH, encoded by the coding sequence ATGACCGCGTATCTGGAGGACCGGACGACCACCCAGGGCGCCCCGGTCGAACCCGGGGTCGTCCGGCTCCGCGCCGACGGGGTCAGCCTCGGCTACGGCGACCGCACGATCGTCGAGGACCTCGACCTCGACGTGCTGCCCGGGCGGGTCACCACCGTGATCGGCCCGAACGGCTGCGGGAAGTCGACCGTGCTCCGCGCACTGGCCCGGCTGCTTCCGGCCCGCTCCGGGCAGGTGCTGCTCGACGGCAAGCGGATCGACCAGACCCCGACCAAGGAGGTCGCGCGGGTCCTCGGTGTGCTGCCGCAGTCGCCGCTGGCCCCCGAGGGCCTGACCGTCGGCGACCTGGTCGCCCGCGGGCGGCACCCGCACCAGGCCTGGTACCGCCAGTGGTCCGGCGACGACGAGCGCGCCGTCGCCGACGCGCTGGCCTGGACCGGGCTCGAGGACCTCGCCGACCGCCCGGTCGACGAGCTGTCCGGCGGTCAGCGCCAGCGGGCGTGGATCTCCATGGCGCTGGCCCAGGAGACCGACCTGCTGCTCCTCGACGAGCCGACCACGTTCCTCGACCTGGCCCACCAGGTCGACGTGCTGGAGCTCGTGCGGCGGCTGCAGTCCGAGGGCGGGCGCACCGTCGTCATGGTGCTGCACGACCTGAACCTGGCCGCCCGCTACGCGGACCAGCTGGTCGCCATGAAGGACGGCCGGATCGTCGCCGCGGGGACGCCGTCCGAGGTGATCACCGAGGAACTCCTGGCCGAGGTGTTCGGGCTGCGTGCCCGGGTCATCCCGGACCCGGTGACCGGCACCCCGCTCGTCGTGCCCGACGCCGGGCCGTCGCTGCGGGCCCCGGAGCCGGTCGCCGAGCACTGA
- a CDS encoding Asp23/Gls24 family envelope stress response protein, translating into MTSSTPATTSGAGPAKIGDDTGQGKTSIAASVVQKIAGIAAREVSGVHSMGSGASRAFGALRERIPGGGSTGASNVAGVAVEVGEKQAAVDLDLVVEYGVSIAELAKAVRRNVIGAVERMTGLEVIEVNISVNDIHLASEDDDKDEAPAAPAPTGRVVE; encoded by the coding sequence ATGACCAGCAGCACTCCGGCTACCACCTCCGGCGCCGGTCCGGCCAAGATCGGCGACGACACCGGCCAGGGCAAGACCTCGATCGCCGCCTCGGTCGTGCAGAAGATCGCCGGGATCGCCGCCCGCGAGGTGTCGGGCGTCCACTCCATGGGCTCGGGCGCCTCCCGCGCGTTCGGCGCGCTGCGCGAGCGCATCCCGGGCGGCGGCTCGACCGGCGCGTCCAACGTCGCCGGCGTCGCCGTCGAGGTCGGCGAGAAGCAGGCGGCCGTCGACCTGGACCTCGTCGTCGAGTACGGCGTGTCCATCGCCGAGCTCGCCAAGGCGGTCCGGCGCAACGTGATCGGCGCAGTCGAGCGGATGACCGGGCTCGAGGTCATCGAGGTCAACATCTCGGTGAACGACATCCACCTCGCGTCCGAGGACGACGACAAGGACGAGGCGCCGGCGGCGCCCGCCCCGACCGGCCGCGTCGTGGAGTGA
- a CDS encoding 3-hydroxybutyrate dehydrogenase, translating into MSALLDGTTALVTGAGSGIGAAVARRLVADGATVHAVDLDAAKLEQLAAGGDRIIPHTYDLSDLDAVEELPRDIDVLVNNAGRQHVSRLEEFDPDTFSAILRLMLESPFRLIRRSLPHMYARGWGRVVNISSAHGLRASPYKSAYVSAKHGLEGLSKVTALEGAEHGVTSNCINPAYVRTPLVEKQIADQARTHGISEDEVVEKIMLTPVAVKRLIEPAETAELAALLWGPASASITGSSLSQDGGWTAR; encoded by the coding sequence ATGAGCGCACTGCTGGACGGCACGACGGCTCTGGTCACCGGCGCGGGCAGCGGGATCGGGGCCGCCGTGGCCCGTCGCCTGGTCGCCGACGGCGCCACCGTGCACGCGGTCGACCTCGACGCCGCGAAGCTGGAGCAGCTGGCCGCCGGGGGCGACCGGATCATCCCGCACACCTACGACCTGTCCGACCTCGACGCCGTGGAGGAGCTCCCCCGCGACATCGACGTCCTGGTCAACAACGCCGGCCGCCAGCACGTCTCCCGGCTGGAGGAGTTCGATCCCGACACGTTCTCGGCGATCCTGCGGCTGATGCTCGAGTCGCCGTTCCGGCTGATCCGGCGGTCGCTGCCGCACATGTACGCCCGCGGCTGGGGCCGGGTCGTCAACATCTCCAGCGCGCACGGGCTGCGCGCCTCGCCGTACAAGTCGGCCTACGTCTCGGCCAAGCACGGCCTCGAGGGCCTGTCCAAGGTGACCGCGCTGGAGGGCGCCGAGCACGGTGTCACCAGCAACTGCATCAACCCGGCCTACGTCCGCACCCCGCTGGTCGAGAAGCAGATCGCCGACCAGGCCCGCACGCACGGGATCTCCGAGGACGAGGTCGTCGAGAAGATCATGCTGACGCCGGTGGCGGTGAAGCGGCTGATCGAGCCCGCGGAGACCGCCGAGCTGGCGGCGCTGCTGTGGGGCCCGGCATCGGCCTCGATCACCGGCTCCTCGCTGAGCCAGGACGGCGGCTGGACCGCCCGCTGA